In Amia ocellicauda isolate fAmiCal2 chromosome 5, fAmiCal2.hap1, whole genome shotgun sequence, a genomic segment contains:
- the LOC136749553 gene encoding piggyBac transposable element-derived protein 4 isoform X1, producing MATPQQGEPVFKEEPFEGIKKEPDTFDLVNDEGDDNQTSAEEPNTILVIKLEDEVKEELDTPKQKRRRICIPPPNSTSPPISISTSTETIPFVKVKSSPPSSPTSQLPAKRVKRPAGRKRPLKPKCTSAVSASPSTSSSSPTSSSPPLHSSFLTSPLPESQILHPEKEWPPPTPTIDLSAETWNMETTKDEAPIQPQFIPARTPGIQLSISKTYSRVDLFKLFFSNKVVDTLCTNTTKQGIKQKKRGRKFKWKPVEPGEFYIFLAVVIAMGIARLPSVTDYWTNDESFRIPFCNSFMSRSRFRTIMWNLQMSDPDEDEKNDRQRHTPQYDPLFRIRPLFNRMQMACKAYYQPRQNVSIDQRVVVSRSTISQYKKDMLSKWGYKLYVLADSSNGYTCHFNIHTAKSASTEKGPSYDAVMGLMQPSYLGQGYRLYCDNFYTSSELFQDLYCNRFVACGSMRENQKCFPQTKQNAMTKQSERGSIRWIRRGSLLFVKWMDCRELSFCSTIHNAFSGEMTRKRVKSKDGKCETKKVNIPTAVKQHNQFVGGVDLSNQLIQYYTVLHKTRLWYKSFFFHFIDIAVVNAYLLYKEISELSGIAPESQRFFRQNLCFELCGERFPVARPSVGITKHLPEPLVDTSTVDKSKKASFGRLKCGRCKSSKTPWHCKACDVPLCLIVDRNCFFEWHK from the exons atggccACGCCACAACAAGGGGAACCTGTATTTAAAGAAGAGCCTTTCGAGGGGATTAAAAAAGAGCCCGATACCTTTGATCTCGTTAACGATGAGGGCGATGATAATCAGACTTCAGCCGAAGAACCGAATACTATTTTGGTAAT TAAATTGGAAGATGAAGTGAAAGAAGAATTGGACACTCCAAaacagaaaagaagaagaatttgCATCCCACCCCCTAACTCTACCTCACCCCCCATCTCAATCTCTACCTCTACCGAAACTATTCCCTTTGTCAAAGTCAAATCATCGCCTCCCTCCTCCCCTACCTCCCAGCTGCCAGCAAAACGTGTCAAGCGCCCAGCTGGCAGAAAGAGACCATTAAAGCCCAAATGCACCTCAGCAGTTTCTGCATCTCCCTCTACCTCAAGTTCCTCCCCTACCTCAAGTTCTCCCCCATTGCACTCCTCCTTCTTAACCAGTCCGCTGCCTGAATCTCAAATCCTGCACCCTGAAAAAGAATGGCCACCACCAACACCCACCATAGATCTTTCTGCAGAGACGTGGAATATGGAGACCACCAAAGACGAAGCTCCGATTCAGCCCCAGTTTATCCCAGCAAGAACTCCCGGCATTCAGCTGAGCATCTCCAAGACTTACTCCAGAGTGGATCTTTTTAAGCTGTTCTTTTCAAACAAAGTGGTCGATACTCTGTGTACCAACACTACCAAACAGGgcataaaacaaaagaaaagaggaagaaaatttAAGTGGAAGCCGGTGGAGCCGGGCGAGTTCTACATATTCCTGGCTGTCGTCATTGCCATGGGGATTGCGAGACTGCCTTCCGTAACAGACTACTGGACCAACGACGAGTCCTTCAGGATCCCCTTCTGCAACAGCTTCATGTCTAGATCTCGGTTTCGAACCATCATGTGGAATCTCCAGATGAGCGACCCGGACGAAGATGAAAAGAACGACCGGCAGCGGCACACCCCGCAATATGACCCGTTGTTTCGAATCCGCCCTCTTTTCAATCGCATGCAGATGGCTTGCAAGGCGTATTATCAGCCGCGGCAGAATGTCAGCATCGATCAAAGAGTAGTTGTTTCGAGATCCACCATCTCCCAATACAAGAAAGACATGCTAAGTAAATGGGGCTACAAGTTGTATGTATTGGCTGACTCCAGCAACGGCTACACTTGCCATTTCAACATTCACACGGCCAAGTCAGCGTCAACTGAGAAAGGACCAAGTTATGATGCTGTAATGGGCCTGATGCAGCCATCCTATCTCGGGCAAGGTTACCGGCTATACTGTGACAACTTTTACACAAGTTCGGAGCTGTTTCAGGACCTGTACTGCAATAGGTTTGTGGCTTGTGGCAGCATGAGAGAAAACCAAAAATGCTTTCCCCAGACGAAACAGAATGCCATGACGAAACAATCGGAAAGGGGCAGTATCCGGTGGATTCGGAGAGGGTCTCTGTTGTTTGTGAAGTGGATGGACTGCCGGGAGTTATCGTTTTGCTCTACCATCCATAACGCCTTTTCCGGAGAGATGACACGAAAGAGAGTCAAATCAAAGGATGGCAAAtgtgaaacaaaaaaagtcaataTACCCACGGCTGTAAAGCAGCACAACCAGTTTGTTGGAGGGGTGGACTTGTCCAATCAGTTGAtacagtactacactgtgctgcacAAAACTAGGCTGTGGTACAAATCCTTTTTCTTCCATTTCATTGACATTGCTGTCGTCAATGCATATTTGCTCTACAAGGAGATTTCAGAGCTGAGTGGAATCGCACCAGAGAGCCAAAGGTTTTTCCGTCAGAACCTCTGTTTTGAACTCTGTGGAGAGAGATTTCCCGTCGCCAGACCTTCTGTAGGAATAACTAAACACTTACCTGAACCGTTGGTGGACACTTCAACTGTCGATAAGTCCAAGAAAGCCTCATTTGGAAGGCTGAAATGTGGCAGATGCAAATCATCCAAAACACCTTGGCATTGCAAAGCGTGTGATGTACCACTGTGCCTTATTGTGGACAGGAATTGCTTTTTTGAATGGCACAAGTAG
- the LOC136749553 gene encoding piggyBac transposable element-derived protein 4 isoform X2: MRAMIIRLQPKNRILFCKLEDEVKEELDTPKQKRRRICIPPPNSTSPPISISTSTETIPFVKVKSSPPSSPTSQLPAKRVKRPAGRKRPLKPKCTSAVSASPSTSSSSPTSSSPPLHSSFLTSPLPESQILHPEKEWPPPTPTIDLSAETWNMETTKDEAPIQPQFIPARTPGIQLSISKTYSRVDLFKLFFSNKVVDTLCTNTTKQGIKQKKRGRKFKWKPVEPGEFYIFLAVVIAMGIARLPSVTDYWTNDESFRIPFCNSFMSRSRFRTIMWNLQMSDPDEDEKNDRQRHTPQYDPLFRIRPLFNRMQMACKAYYQPRQNVSIDQRVVVSRSTISQYKKDMLSKWGYKLYVLADSSNGYTCHFNIHTAKSASTEKGPSYDAVMGLMQPSYLGQGYRLYCDNFYTSSELFQDLYCNRFVACGSMRENQKCFPQTKQNAMTKQSERGSIRWIRRGSLLFVKWMDCRELSFCSTIHNAFSGEMTRKRVKSKDGKCETKKVNIPTAVKQHNQFVGGVDLSNQLIQYYTVLHKTRLWYKSFFFHFIDIAVVNAYLLYKEISELSGIAPESQRFFRQNLCFELCGERFPVARPSVGITKHLPEPLVDTSTVDKSKKASFGRLKCGRCKSSKTPWHCKACDVPLCLIVDRNCFFEWHK; this comes from the exons ATGAGGGCGATGATAATCAGACTTCAGCCGAAGAACCGAATACTATTTTG TAAATTGGAAGATGAAGTGAAAGAAGAATTGGACACTCCAAaacagaaaagaagaagaatttgCATCCCACCCCCTAACTCTACCTCACCCCCCATCTCAATCTCTACCTCTACCGAAACTATTCCCTTTGTCAAAGTCAAATCATCGCCTCCCTCCTCCCCTACCTCCCAGCTGCCAGCAAAACGTGTCAAGCGCCCAGCTGGCAGAAAGAGACCATTAAAGCCCAAATGCACCTCAGCAGTTTCTGCATCTCCCTCTACCTCAAGTTCCTCCCCTACCTCAAGTTCTCCCCCATTGCACTCCTCCTTCTTAACCAGTCCGCTGCCTGAATCTCAAATCCTGCACCCTGAAAAAGAATGGCCACCACCAACACCCACCATAGATCTTTCTGCAGAGACGTGGAATATGGAGACCACCAAAGACGAAGCTCCGATTCAGCCCCAGTTTATCCCAGCAAGAACTCCCGGCATTCAGCTGAGCATCTCCAAGACTTACTCCAGAGTGGATCTTTTTAAGCTGTTCTTTTCAAACAAAGTGGTCGATACTCTGTGTACCAACACTACCAAACAGGgcataaaacaaaagaaaagaggaagaaaatttAAGTGGAAGCCGGTGGAGCCGGGCGAGTTCTACATATTCCTGGCTGTCGTCATTGCCATGGGGATTGCGAGACTGCCTTCCGTAACAGACTACTGGACCAACGACGAGTCCTTCAGGATCCCCTTCTGCAACAGCTTCATGTCTAGATCTCGGTTTCGAACCATCATGTGGAATCTCCAGATGAGCGACCCGGACGAAGATGAAAAGAACGACCGGCAGCGGCACACCCCGCAATATGACCCGTTGTTTCGAATCCGCCCTCTTTTCAATCGCATGCAGATGGCTTGCAAGGCGTATTATCAGCCGCGGCAGAATGTCAGCATCGATCAAAGAGTAGTTGTTTCGAGATCCACCATCTCCCAATACAAGAAAGACATGCTAAGTAAATGGGGCTACAAGTTGTATGTATTGGCTGACTCCAGCAACGGCTACACTTGCCATTTCAACATTCACACGGCCAAGTCAGCGTCAACTGAGAAAGGACCAAGTTATGATGCTGTAATGGGCCTGATGCAGCCATCCTATCTCGGGCAAGGTTACCGGCTATACTGTGACAACTTTTACACAAGTTCGGAGCTGTTTCAGGACCTGTACTGCAATAGGTTTGTGGCTTGTGGCAGCATGAGAGAAAACCAAAAATGCTTTCCCCAGACGAAACAGAATGCCATGACGAAACAATCGGAAAGGGGCAGTATCCGGTGGATTCGGAGAGGGTCTCTGTTGTTTGTGAAGTGGATGGACTGCCGGGAGTTATCGTTTTGCTCTACCATCCATAACGCCTTTTCCGGAGAGATGACACGAAAGAGAGTCAAATCAAAGGATGGCAAAtgtgaaacaaaaaaagtcaataTACCCACGGCTGTAAAGCAGCACAACCAGTTTGTTGGAGGGGTGGACTTGTCCAATCAGTTGAtacagtactacactgtgctgcacAAAACTAGGCTGTGGTACAAATCCTTTTTCTTCCATTTCATTGACATTGCTGTCGTCAATGCATATTTGCTCTACAAGGAGATTTCAGAGCTGAGTGGAATCGCACCAGAGAGCCAAAGGTTTTTCCGTCAGAACCTCTGTTTTGAACTCTGTGGAGAGAGATTTCCCGTCGCCAGACCTTCTGTAGGAATAACTAAACACTTACCTGAACCGTTGGTGGACACTTCAACTGTCGATAAGTCCAAGAAAGCCTCATTTGGAAGGCTGAAATGTGGCAGATGCAAATCATCCAAAACACCTTGGCATTGCAAAGCGTGTGATGTACCACTGTGCCTTATTGTGGACAGGAATTGCTTTTTTGAATGGCACAAGTAG